In one window of Hevea brasiliensis isolate MT/VB/25A 57/8 chromosome 10, ASM3005281v1, whole genome shotgun sequence DNA:
- the LOC131169397 gene encoding uncharacterized protein LOC131169397, whose product MPSYAKFLKEILSNKRRLEDYETVALTEECSALLPNKLPPKLKDPGSFSIPCHIGDISIEKALCDLGASVSLMPLSICEKLKVGDLMPTTISLQLVDRSIKYPVGILENVPLKVGKFFIPVDFVVLEMEEDIHIPIRPFLAIARAIIDVKNDRLTLKVGEEEVEFNLNQTLKKHHGVDPCLRVDVIDEIVEAEFKERYPEDPLENCLVHSRTTKDENPEVAAFAQILEATQEVVGDQVLQVEELKYEVAQPSLLDERMHHR is encoded by the coding sequence ATGCCCTCATATGCTAAATTCCTGAAAGAAATTTTATCAAACAAGAGGAGATTAGAAGATTATGAAACTGTGGCATTAACAGAGGAGTGTAGTGCTCTCTTACCAAATAAACTTCCACCAAAATTGAAGGATCCAGGAAGTTTCTCTATTCCTTGTCACATTGGAGATATTAGTATTGAAAAAGCATTGTGTGATCTTGGAGCTAGTGTAAGTTTGATGCCACTCTCCATTTGTGAAAAGTTAAAGGTAGGAGATTTGATGCCCACCACTATTTCTTTGCAACTAGTTGATAGATCTATCAAATATCCAGTGGGAATTTTGGAAAATGTGCCCttaaaagttggaaaattttttatTCCTGTGGATTTTGTGGTTCTTGAGATGGAAGAGGATATTCACATACCTATCAGGCCATTTTTAGCCATAGCAAGGGCTATAATTGATGTAAAGAACGATAGATTAACATTAAAAGTTGGAGAAGAGGAAGTGGAATTTAATTTGAATCAGACTTTGAAGAAACATCATGGAGTTGATCCTTGTTTAAGGGTAGatgttattgatgagattgtggaaGCAGAATTTAAGGAAAGATATCCTGAGGACCCTTTGGAGAATTGTTTGGTACATAGTAGAACAACAAAGGATGAAAATCCTGAAGTTGCAGCTTTTGCTCAAATTTTGGAAGCTACTCAAGAAGTTGTAGGAGACCAAGTTTTGCAAGTTGAAGAATTGAAATATGAAGTTGCACAACCATCTTTGCTAGATGAGAGGATGCACCACAGGTAG